The following is a genomic window from Antechinus flavipes isolate AdamAnt ecotype Samford, QLD, Australia chromosome 3, AdamAnt_v2, whole genome shotgun sequence.
GCCAAATCCATCTGTCATCTGCACAGCAAAATAGTACAGCAGTTAAGTGATCTTAGATCTTTCACTTAAACTCACTGAGAATCAACTGTGCTACTTGAAAGATGAGGAATTTGATCTAAATGATTTCCAGCTTCCTTCTAGCTTGAATTCCTATGACTTGCTAACTTACTGAAGCCTTTCCCTGGTATTCATTTCAGACTGGTTTTCTCTTGCAAGGCCAAGTACAATGCACCTTGGCTATGGCATTAGAAAAGCCCTGAGTTCCAGTTGTGCACCATTACTTGGCAGTTGTGTAACTCTATAGCCATtatctgtggtgtttttcttctttcaaatataaTCAGTCTCTCTCTgcgagcaggtttcttgggggagaggggggggtttctagaggcagccttagtttcagttaaacgtaataatcacccaaatgaaGCCAGGTGCTacaagttcagatcttttattgtctccaatatagcccagttaattttcttagaggtctctctctctgcttgattccaagagctcttgcagctttgtcctttgcttctgtttctgctttcttcagcctccagccagcaaaCCTGATGAAATGATTCTCTCTTTGCCCCATGTTGGGTgccatttcttctttaaaataataatggttctctctcttgtttctcttcaGATTCATTTTCAATTTCTGGAACATTAGCATTTTCCTgtctcctccatctcttcctcacGCTGAGCCACCTTACCCTCTTCTTGCTCTGCCTTCTGTTCTTCATTATGCACCACCTGAGGTTCTTTTACCTTCATTGATTGTCTTCTAGGCCTAgcctccattttatttatttgttcagcaAATTCATTGTGTCTACTTTCAAACATAGCGTTCATTTTTCTCTGTGACTCTTCTATCTGCTTTTGTGTAGCTGGACACATTCTTCCAGGAATATAGAACAAATGGGGCTTTGTTTTAGTTCTTATATGTTTAATTATCTTAGAATGATGCTCATTCCATTCTTCTTGCAACTGAGCAAGTTCAACCTTTAGTTCCAAAAGTTGTAGTTCTGTCTCTTTAGCATGTCTTTCTTCAAAAagttctctcctttcattttcaaattgttttctttcttcttcggCTTGCACTTCAAGCTTTTGTTCAATTTCTTGACGcctcttttgcctttctgtaGCTACAGTTGATTCCTGCTTAAATTTCTGAAGGGTACCCATTAACAAGCCAAATATACGTTGATtcctttgttttcccttttcatccatATTTTGATCCTGAATAAGGTCTTGACGTGTGCGCTCTTTGGAGGTAGCTACAACTGAAGACTGCAATGCTGGTTTTTTGACATTATCATCCTCTGCATCACTTTCTTGGCGTGATTCTCTTCTTGTCTGACGCTCTCCTCCCAGCCTACTGACTGCCCCTTCAAGATCTCTCTGTTTGGCTGGGGGTCCTCCTCCACTATCTGAGAATCCATGCCTTAGCAATAAATTACCACGACCCCTACCTCCGCCAGGGCCTGAGAGGGCCAGCAATCTAGCATGGATGGGTCTCACATCATTAGGATCCTGGCCCGTGAGTTTTCGGATAGTCTCATCTACATTTTTTAAGCTCTCCTTAGCTTTTTCTAGCTGCTCCTGCAAAGTTCTCACTGTGACTGCCATCTTCTCCACCCGTGGTTAGTGCGGAGGCAGCTCTCAAGCCAGATCGCCCCTGTTccggtgccaaaatgtggtgtttttcttctttaaaatataatcagtctctctctgggagcaggtttcttggggaggttttctggaggcagccttagtttctgttaaaagtaataatcacccaaatgcagccaggtgctaaaagttcagattttttattatctccaatatagcccagtttgttttcttagaggcctgtctctctgcttggtcccaagagctcttgcagctttatcctttgcttctgtctctgctttcttcagtctccagccagcaaacccgatgaaatgaatctctcttgcctccaagagagggcttctggctgaactcacttaaCGCTCCTCTCTCCATTTGATTCAGTTGAACTCCGGACtgagtctgcttcttatatatcataGCTCAAAGGTTTACCCCTCCCCtttgagggagggattaagggaggtgtgaatttggatatctcatactaaaccctgaaatctctcaaaagtgtgaactctaatgagtacaggtgtgaacacaagcattgtttctcatttcgacttagtaccttgtttcttctgacccataatatctccttgtaagatcagatcaatcatactaaattagataattattgtctctatcaactctaatgacttaacagtttgtaaagattccaacaattaccTACCTCTTTCTGACTCTAACAATATATTACAATTTCCTAGTGTTACTGTCTGAATCAAATTAGACAATctgttttgtaaacattaaaataatatattgatcTTATTTATTACAATTGCCATTAATGATTAATAATGCCTGTGAGGAAGGGGAACAACTTGATTTAGCTCTAGGTTCAAATGCTAATCCTATTTTGATCCTGAAGGAATTAAGGAACATACCTCATCCCAATCCAAAGcaccaataaataaataggaaggaaaaagggaaaaaaaaggtggaaaggatctcattttctaacatttcactctgaaatttaaaaaaaatatatttatttattttttctttatttttctatctaaCCAAATGCAAAATGTTGCCCCCATTCCCTCAagcctcttctctttctttggcATACACGTGGTTTAGAATGACTTTTCCTCATACCAGGATGGATGTCTAGAAAATTCGGCACAGATTTGGGAAATGTGGAAAGGGAAATCAAagctttttcttcaaaatatctaCTTGCCAGTACACTTATCTTATATTCTGTATTCTAGGGGGTTAAAATAAAACATGACTCACCCACTCTTTTACTAATCAGTTTTTATTAACAGATGCAGACTGAAAGGGATCATCTATAATAAATTCAGTGTTGGTCTTTGATGTGCCGGGTATACAAGAAAAGCTAAGTCAAGACAAATGAAGTCTCtgtaacaaataaaaaacaatttaaaaaatagatatttctcCAATTGAGAGGCAAAGATGGAGGAGGCATTGTTATAGATTTATGCCTAAGGCATCATGGTAGACTCaagatttctctttccttcaaattattgacattttgtcttttttgactTCCTATTGTTTTGAGACTAAAGTGATTTCTAAAGTGCATTTGTGTCCAGAGAGTGGTTTTGTAGCAATCAAATTCAGCAATAGTGAAAgccttattttttctgtttatggATAGCATGACATTAATGGTGGTGATATGGAGGAAATATTGTTTAAGGGAAGTTGGACATCTATgccattttcaataaaatatacaaaCTTATCCATTATATCCAAAGCACCTTAACTTAAATGGAATCTGACTCTATGACTAAAGTGGCTACATTGCATTATTATGAAAAGTTTGATATGAGCTATCCATGACTgcactaataaaatatttaacaatcagctctttaGGGAGGTAAGAGAAGTATTCTGACAAAACTTTAATTTATTTAGCaaccttttctctttcattttttttttaagtctagaaaatcataaaataaggAATCAGTttatagcatttgccaatttcttttggtataaatgctcacattgcaagtttaacaattgactctcaCTAGAAGCTATGAGATGGTTTTAGCACACTCCTATAGCCAGCCTAGTTCCTGAGATTCACACGACAGAAGGCGCTTACCattctttaggaaaattaatgAGGCAATGAGCCTAAAGAGGATCCTGTCAAGTTGATAATACTACATGATTTCTAGACAAAGACCACAATCATCTCCATATAACCTTTTCCTCCTCAACTCctgaaaatagatgaaaaagacaAATGAGTAACACAATGTAGGTTTGGACAACTTAACTGATCCTTGTACTCTCTCACTTTGCTCCAAAataagatttagacataaaagataaaGCAACTTCAATTGACTTCATAGCTTGAGACACCATGTACCTAATGAAGCAGTAGCTTAAAGAAGGAACTAACAAcagtgaaaattaaattttaatcccTAAGACATTCACTCAAGACCTTGTCCTTCATCACTCATCATTCTGTCAGACCTGCATGTGCTGTCTCATGACTTTCAGAAGAACTCAACTCTGCCCCATCATCCCATCCTCATTATGCTGCAAAAGGTCCAAAGCCCTGATTTTTCTTCTCCTGTGACTGCAGCAAaggaatagaaatagagaaatataaatcacAGACTCCAAAACGGGAACTTTGCTAAGCCCCatggatacaaataagaaagagtccctgccctcaaagagcttataatctaaaggcaaaagacaacataaaagaaaattggaaaagaggggaggagaaaccAGGGAGTAGATAGCACACAGGGAGGCATCTTGACTAGTGAATGTCAGGCCAAGCAGAGCTACAGAATAAAAGGCTACTGAGGTGCAAAGTTCATAGGGAAAAGCTTTGGATGGAGTTTAGTGTATCCCCCCTCTAGTTTATCTATCAGAGGAGGTTGAGATGGGGAGTGTTCTAGAAATACTGGATCTTATATTTATCCTTAAAATGAAGATTATTATAGGAAGTGGATGGAAGATTTCAAAATCCCAGAAttctagagttgaaagggatctcagtAAATACCTAGTCTAATTCTAACTTAAAGCATTCAAACATGTGAGTATTCATGAGAGGCTGCCAGCAGTGTTCCATGTGGATTGAAAGAAttgtacctttttttctttaaagtgaaGAATAAGTCACTTGATCATGGAATCCAACTAATTCCACAAGACCACCAGGCTAATCCAATTATGCCCAAAAAGAAATTACATGGTAAATTGGAATTTGGGAAGAGCtgacaatttaaaataacttaaaattccCAATATGCCTAATACAAAACTTAAACATTACCAGTGTCTATGGTGAACGCCActctccctatttcttttttgtttatttgtttgtttgtttacttaggGATTCACTTAGTTGTTTATTTTGAGTGATTGTCTCTGGCCCCTGGaatcagatggctctggaaggaaaaatgaggcatatgaccttgcacagccctccctcatttaaatctaactcACTTGCATTGCATGGCATTACCTCCCCAATATCTCAgttctttttgagaacaaaggacaaagaataaaaatttgagTAGGGTGAAGATCTTGATAAATCTTGATACTGTCCAAACTCATCAATATCTGAACTGAATATTCGTGTAAAATGCAGACATTCACAGAAGTTTGCATCCTGCAAATGATGTTCAAGTCTCCATCCAAAAAGTAGAGTTTCCCTACAGATAGTACCGTCATTCAGATGATTCTTTCTTGAATGACACTGTGctgaatgaaggaaaatattgaaCAATCTTTGAATCACCAATTTTGGGACTGAGAATAAGATTCAGAGATCATCTCATTCAAAACTTATACAATGGGATCCTCCTCAAGTGGTCACCCTTAAGTGGTCAATAGTTGTAATCCCTTAAGATGATAAGGAATCACCACTGAAGCAGTGGTCCTCAAATTTcagctcaagaaaaataaaagagcagAAACTCACCACTTCTCTGGGCATCCTCTTCTGACTTAAACATCTCTCCTTGTTTGACTCAACtaagttgacaaaaaaaaaatgaactcctcaatgaaaatatattgagcaaactataatataaagtaaGGCAGATAAATCATAAAGCTCATTTATCAAAATATGTATCTTGTCTCTACAAATGGACAATGAACTGGATATATTAAGGGACCCAGAATAGTCGTTCAGCTTTATCACAATATTAAAGGAGGTACCTGGATAAAAATGGCCCAGGAAGAGAATATGGTCATAGATGTAGGTAGGATTTATAACTGGGAGAAACCATCTTCATTGATTTgtaataaaaatatggaaaaggaacACAGCTTATGCCAAAGTACTGTGCATGATCTTCTGTGGAAAGAACTGAAGAGGCCTAGTAGATAAAGATTGTAGTTGGATGGTGGGATGATTTGAAAGGAAGAACTCCAATTCCTGGATTAGGGGGGAGCCTTGAGCCACTTTCTAAAATATGAACCAAGTTGTTCTTCATTTCATCACAAACATTGGTTTTTACTATTCACAAAGTTTCCAAATCCATAAGTATTTCagaaaatgactttattttttcatttgagattATAGAGTCTGTGGACTGGAAATTTATGTGAACTCTTACAAGCTTGATTAATTACCTGAGAGTCTCTATAGTGCACTGGACAGAAGCCTGGCATTGGCATTGGGAGTCAGGTGTCATGTTCCTAATGCCTTTAACTAAGGGTCAGGAAGACTTTGCTTCAAAATGctacctcaggcacttactagctctgtgaccctgagcaagtgcCTTAACCTCTGTGAGCTTCTATTTCATCACATTAAAAATTTGGGTATTGGCTTCCCTAACCCCTgaaatcctttccaattctaagttAATGATTCTGGCTTAAGTCCCAATACtgccatttcctaactgtgtaaccttAAGCAAGTAATTgcatttttctgagttttctcattttcatttctcatttctttcttattgctCAATTTTGGCTTTCTCTTCAGTATAAATGTAGATAGTAATGTTTGCAGTATTTACTTTcataggaaagtttttttttttgaaagcactGAACCCTGAACTATTATATAAATAGGAGCTCTGATTAGTATTGTTAATAGTCATAAGCAAATGATCAAGCTTAAAGGATAGCTCAAATTATTAAGGATAACTCAAAGCAGTTTGTGGAAGAAGATTGGCCAATATGACTCGTCAGCTATCCAATTATACTCTAATATTTCATGTCCAGTGAAAGAAACTAGTTTACTAATTGAAAGGAGTTACTGCTTAAGTAAACTAGTTAGATAAACTAGATATGATCATCCTAAAGACCCGGATATATGCAAATATTTGATGGGCCTTTGGGTCAGAGGAAATAAAGTTCTATTTATTGTGTTTGGCATCTAAAGCCAGAAACAGAACTAATGGCGGAGGTTCCAAAGAAACCAGTAGGCTCAATATCTGGAAATATTTCTTACCAATGAGAGGTCTTCTAACATTGGGATAGGATGTCTTTCTGGGTGAGCTGGTGATGTTGAGTGATTCTTTGcaagggcagagacagagaattaGGTCAGAAGGATGTGTTCTGGTGTCTGGTACATAAATGAAATTGGACAGTTCTAGATGGCACCTGATCATTCTCCCTCAATCTGTTTGTGCTTTTCTTTCACTCAGTCTGGTAGTCTGAAAGTTTGAAGTAGTCATTTCATAAGGCAAGCATCCCATGGTGTACATGCTTTCTCACTGGCTGCATCTGCCTTGGATTTGCTTCCACATGGCTGC
Proteins encoded in this region:
- the LOC127556962 gene encoding LOW QUALITY PROTEIN: pinin-like (The sequence of the model RefSeq protein was modified relative to this genomic sequence to represent the inferred CDS: inserted 2 bases in 1 codon) is translated as MAVTVRTLQEQLEKAKESLKNVDETIRKLTGQDPNDVRPIHARLLALSGPGGGRGRGNLLLRHGFSDSGGGPPAKQRDLEGAVSRLGGERQTRRESRQESDAEDDNVKKPALQSSVVATSKERTRQDLIQDQNMDEKGKQRNQRIFGLLMGTLQKFKQESTVATERQKRRQEIEQKLEVQAEEERKQFENERRELFEERHAKETELQLLELKVELAQLQEEWNEHHSKIIKHIRTKTKPHLFYIPGRMCPATQKQIEESQRKMNAMFESRHNEFAEQINKMEARPRRQSMKVKEPQVVHNEEQKAEQEEGKVAQREEEMEETGXNANVPEIENESEEKQERSEQKRKVIREKKIEEKSKKSVFSYYFSMYDPHLVSIVLS